A section of the Cryobacterium soli genome encodes:
- a CDS encoding 5-(carboxyamino)imidazole ribonucleotide synthase: MSTIVGVIGGGQLARMMIPAAVNLGVDLRVLAEADGMSAALAAVSVGDYRDLDTVLAFADTVDVVTFDHEHVPQVILRELVARGVRVHPGPDALLYAQDKLLMRERLTELGLPVPDWARVQDSDELAAFLADHGGRAVVKTARGGYDGKGVRVVQHAHEADDWFLALDEDGNAGALLVEELVDFRRELAQVVARRPSGEIAIWPVVETVQLHGVCAEVIAPAPKSAGRLSDVAADIAERVAEGIGVTGVLAVELFETTDGRLLVNELAMRPHNSGHWSIDGAVTSQFEQHLRAVLDLPLGGTGLREPWSVMVNVLGGPAEGSMADRYPAAFAEQPLVKVHNYGKDPRPGRKIGHVTASGADLDSVTYQARATAAFFQD, encoded by the coding sequence ATGAGCACGATCGTTGGTGTGATCGGCGGAGGCCAGTTGGCCCGCATGATGATCCCCGCCGCGGTGAACCTGGGCGTGGACCTGCGGGTGCTCGCCGAGGCCGACGGGATGTCCGCCGCGCTCGCCGCAGTCTCGGTGGGCGACTATCGGGACCTGGACACCGTGCTGGCCTTCGCCGACACCGTCGACGTGGTGACCTTCGACCACGAACACGTCCCGCAGGTCATCCTGCGCGAGCTCGTCGCACGCGGTGTGCGCGTGCATCCGGGTCCGGACGCGTTGCTCTACGCCCAGGACAAGCTCCTCATGCGCGAACGGCTCACCGAGCTCGGGCTCCCCGTTCCCGACTGGGCCCGTGTGCAGGACTCCGACGAACTGGCCGCCTTCCTGGCCGACCACGGCGGTCGGGCGGTCGTCAAGACGGCCCGCGGCGGCTACGACGGCAAGGGCGTGCGGGTTGTGCAGCACGCGCACGAAGCCGACGACTGGTTCCTCGCGCTCGACGAAGACGGCAACGCCGGCGCGCTCCTGGTCGAGGAACTCGTGGACTTCCGCCGGGAACTCGCGCAGGTCGTGGCGCGGCGCCCGTCCGGCGAGATCGCCATCTGGCCGGTCGTGGAGACCGTGCAGTTGCACGGCGTCTGCGCCGAGGTCATCGCCCCGGCTCCGAAGTCCGCCGGCCGGCTCAGTGACGTTGCCGCGGACATCGCCGAACGGGTCGCAGAGGGCATCGGTGTCACCGGGGTGCTCGCCGTCGAACTCTTCGAGACCACGGATGGCCGTCTGCTCGTCAACGAGTTGGCCATGCGACCGCACAACAGCGGGCACTGGTCGATCGACGGGGCCGTCACCAGCCAGTTCGAGCAGCACCTGCGCGCCGTGCTCGACCTGCCGCTGGGCGGCACGGGCCTGCGCGAACCCTGGTCGGTGATGGTGAACGTCCTCGGCGGCCCCGCCGAGGGCAGCATGGCCGACCGGTACCCGGCAGCGTTCGCCGAGCAGCCGCTGGTCAAGGTGCACAACTACGGCAAGGACCCGCGTCCGGGACGCAAAATCGGCCACGTCACGGCATCCGGTGCGGATTTGGACTCGGTCACCTACCAGGCGCGTGCCACTGCGGCGTTTTTCCAGGACTGA
- a CDS encoding GtrA family protein, with translation MPRITPSRHRVFAFAVQLAKFGMVGLVGFAVDVTVFNLLRSSVFSPENLDSGPIWAKVVSTVLAILANWVGNRYWTFSKNRQSQTLREGLEFFFVSFIGMGIGLACLWVSHYVLGYTSVVADNISSNVVGLLLGAAFRFVLYRYWVFSPDRRTRVTVPATAPATGAVTASTGALRLATRPES, from the coding sequence ATGCCGAGAATAACGCCCAGCAGGCACCGCGTCTTCGCGTTCGCCGTACAGCTCGCCAAGTTCGGCATGGTCGGGCTCGTGGGCTTCGCCGTCGACGTGACCGTGTTCAACCTGCTGCGCTCGAGCGTCTTCTCGCCCGAGAACCTGGACTCAGGGCCGATCTGGGCCAAGGTGGTGTCGACCGTGCTCGCCATCCTGGCCAACTGGGTGGGCAACCGATACTGGACCTTCTCGAAGAACCGGCAATCCCAGACCTTGCGCGAGGGGTTGGAGTTCTTCTTCGTCAGTTTCATCGGCATGGGCATCGGCCTGGCGTGCCTGTGGGTGAGCCACTACGTGCTCGGCTACACCAGCGTCGTGGCCGACAACATCTCGTCCAATGTGGTCGGGCTCCTGCTCGGTGCCGCGTTCCGCTTCGTGCTCTACCGCTACTGGGTGTTCTCCCCCGACCGGCGCACCAGGGTCACCGTGCCGGCCACCGCACCGGCCACCGGTGCCGTCACCGCCAGCACCGGGGCGTTACGGCTGGCGACCCGTCCAGAAAGCTGA
- a CDS encoding PH domain-containing protein translates to MTNPASTSPGAAPAAAPPEVVVARLRSHARVLFWPTLVLIATCGVTGYYYGSFAEPWQNVLVLAGAGLVVVLFWLLPLVAWLTRRYTVTTRRLIVVHGIFVHVRQELLHSRGYDVSVQRTWLQSLFRSGTVRINSGLEHPLLLRDVPDAGLLQRVLQDLMERSQTVMSTRRQEQSAFGEESAFWTGRQP, encoded by the coding sequence ATGACCAACCCAGCCAGCACGTCCCCCGGTGCCGCGCCGGCGGCCGCCCCGCCCGAGGTGGTCGTCGCTCGCTTGCGCTCGCACGCCCGCGTGCTGTTCTGGCCCACACTGGTGCTGATTGCGACGTGCGGCGTCACCGGTTACTACTACGGCAGTTTTGCGGAGCCGTGGCAGAACGTGCTGGTTCTGGCCGGGGCTGGCCTGGTGGTCGTGCTGTTCTGGCTGCTGCCACTGGTGGCCTGGCTCACCCGGCGGTACACCGTCACCACGCGCCGCCTCATCGTGGTGCACGGCATCTTCGTGCACGTGCGCCAGGAGCTGCTGCACAGCCGCGGCTATGACGTGAGCGTGCAGAGAACCTGGCTGCAGTCGCTGTTCCGCTCGGGCACCGTGCGGATCAACTCCGGCCTGGAGCATCCGCTGCTGCTGCGCGACGTGCCCGACGCGGGCCTGCTGCAGCGTGTTCTGCAGGACCTGATGGAACGCTCGCAGACCGTGATGAGCACCCGGCGTCAGGAGCAGTCGGCGTTCGGCGAGGAATCAGCTTTCTGGACGGGTCGCCAGCCGTAA
- a CDS encoding biotin--[acetyl-CoA-carboxylase] ligase → MEFPVSSSIGARFEYLPEAGSTNDVLVTRATGPDAAAWPDLSVIVTDNQTGGRGRLGRVWMAPSGKSLAISVLLRPRLASGPLPVNRFGWFPLLAGAAMTRAVRAVVEAAAAGHAQDEETARHEVTLKWPNDVLIDGYKVSGVLSELLPDASGLCIGTGLNLALDEHDLPTLTSTSLMLVTGSVPDPDAVLAAYLTELSSLVARFLEHGADPDASGLRAEVSELCGTLGSAVRVELPGGNDLVGTAVGLDADGRLIVEDQTNGEPQAVAAGDVTHLRY, encoded by the coding sequence ATGGAATTTCCGGTCAGCAGCTCCATCGGGGCCCGGTTCGAGTACCTCCCGGAGGCGGGCTCGACCAACGACGTGTTGGTGACCCGGGCGACCGGGCCGGATGCCGCGGCCTGGCCCGACCTGTCCGTCATCGTCACCGACAACCAGACCGGCGGTCGCGGCCGGCTCGGCCGGGTCTGGATGGCGCCCAGCGGCAAGTCCCTGGCCATTTCGGTGCTCCTGCGCCCCCGCCTGGCCTCCGGCCCGTTGCCCGTCAACCGGTTCGGCTGGTTCCCGCTCCTGGCGGGGGCGGCGATGACCCGGGCCGTGCGCGCGGTCGTCGAGGCCGCCGCGGCGGGCCACGCCCAGGACGAGGAGACCGCCCGGCACGAGGTGACGCTCAAGTGGCCCAACGACGTGCTCATCGACGGCTACAAGGTCTCCGGGGTGCTGTCCGAACTACTGCCCGACGCAAGCGGACTGTGCATCGGCACCGGGCTGAACCTGGCCCTGGACGAACACGACCTGCCCACGCTCACGTCCACGTCGCTGATGCTGGTGACCGGCAGTGTGCCCGACCCGGATGCGGTGCTCGCGGCGTATCTCACCGAGCTCAGCAGCCTCGTGGCCCGGTTCCTCGAGCATGGCGCCGACCCCGACGCCAGCGGCCTGCGCGCCGAGGTGAGCGAGCTCTGCGGCACGCTGGGCAGTGCCGTGCGGGTGGAGCTGCCCGGTGGGAACGACCTGGTCGGCACCGCCGTGGGCCTGGACGCCGACGGCCGGCTCATTGTGGAAGACCAGACCAACGGCGAGCCGCAGGCCGTCGCCGCGGGAGACGTGACCCATCTGAGGTATTAA
- a CDS encoding acyl-CoA carboxylase subunit beta — protein MTENPTGPDLYTTAGKLADLKQRYHEAVTASGDAAIEKQHAKGKMTARERVAELLDEGSFVELDEFVRHRTVAFGMEKKRPYGDAVVTGTGTIHGRQVAVYSQDFTIFGGSLGEVAGEKIIKVMDLALKTGVPIIGILDSGGARIQEGVVALGKYGEIFRRNTAASGVIPQISIICGPAAGGAVYSPALTDFVIMVDKTSQMFVTGPDVIKTVTGEDVGMEELGGALTHNSISGVAHYLASDESDALDYARTLLSFLPDNNLAELPVFDSEVELETTDADLKLNTLIPDSPNQPYDVKTVIEHIVDHGDFLETQPLFAPNIVVGFARIEGRSVGIVANQPNSMAGTLNIPAGEKAARFVRFCDAFSIPILTLVDVPGFLPGTDQEWTGIIRRGAKLLYAYAEATVPLITVILRKAYGGAYIVMGSKQLGADINLAWPTAEIAVMGGQGAVNILYRAEIKKAEAANEDVAAVRSRLANEYTYNVASPFLAAERGELDGVIEPAATRVSVVKALRALRTKRASLPAKKHGNIPL, from the coding sequence GTGACTGAGAACCCGACCGGACCAGACCTGTACACGACGGCTGGGAAACTTGCCGACCTCAAGCAGCGCTATCACGAGGCCGTGACGGCGAGCGGCGACGCGGCCATTGAGAAGCAGCACGCCAAGGGCAAGATGACCGCCCGCGAGCGGGTGGCCGAGCTGCTCGACGAGGGCTCCTTCGTCGAGCTCGACGAGTTCGTGCGTCACCGCACCGTGGCCTTCGGCATGGAAAAGAAGCGCCCGTACGGTGACGCCGTCGTCACCGGCACCGGCACCATCCACGGTCGCCAGGTCGCCGTGTACTCCCAGGACTTCACCATCTTCGGCGGCTCGCTCGGCGAGGTCGCCGGCGAGAAGATCATCAAGGTGATGGACCTGGCCCTCAAGACCGGCGTGCCCATCATCGGCATCCTCGACTCCGGCGGAGCACGCATCCAGGAAGGCGTCGTTGCCCTGGGCAAATACGGCGAGATCTTCCGCCGTAACACCGCCGCCTCCGGCGTGATCCCGCAGATCTCGATCATCTGCGGCCCCGCGGCCGGCGGCGCCGTCTACTCCCCCGCGCTGACCGACTTCGTGATCATGGTCGACAAGACCAGCCAGATGTTCGTCACCGGCCCCGACGTGATCAAGACCGTCACCGGTGAAGACGTGGGCATGGAGGAACTCGGCGGGGCGCTGACGCACAACTCGATCTCCGGCGTCGCGCACTACCTGGCCAGCGACGAGTCCGACGCGTTGGACTACGCACGCACGCTGCTGAGCTTCCTGCCGGACAACAACCTGGCCGAGCTGCCGGTCTTCGACAGCGAGGTCGAGCTCGAGACCACGGATGCCGACCTCAAGCTCAACACGCTGATCCCGGACTCGCCCAACCAGCCGTACGACGTGAAGACCGTCATCGAGCACATCGTCGACCACGGCGATTTCCTGGAGACCCAGCCGTTGTTCGCGCCGAACATCGTGGTGGGCTTCGCCCGCATCGAGGGCCGCAGCGTCGGCATCGTCGCCAACCAGCCGAACTCCATGGCCGGCACCCTGAACATCCCGGCCGGCGAGAAGGCGGCCCGGTTCGTGCGGTTCTGCGACGCGTTCTCGATCCCGATCCTCACCCTCGTCGACGTGCCCGGCTTCCTGCCCGGCACCGACCAGGAGTGGACCGGCATCATCCGCCGCGGCGCGAAGCTGCTCTACGCGTACGCCGAGGCCACCGTGCCGCTGATCACCGTCATTCTGCGCAAGGCCTACGGCGGCGCGTACATCGTGATGGGCTCCAAGCAGCTCGGCGCCGACATCAACCTGGCCTGGCCGACCGCCGAGATCGCGGTGATGGGCGGTCAGGGCGCCGTGAACATCCTCTACCGGGCCGAGATCAAGAAGGCCGAGGCCGCCAACGAGGATGTCGCCGCCGTGCGCAGCCGCCTGGCGAACGAGTACACCTACAACGTGGCCAGCCCGTTCCTCGCCGCCGAACGCGGCGAGCTCGACGGCGTCATCGAACCGGCGGCGACCCGGGTGTCGGTGGTGAAGGCCCTGCGGGCCCTCCGCACCAAGCGCGCCAGCCTGCCGGCCAAGAAGCACGGGAACATCCCGCTGTAG
- a CDS encoding acyl-CoA carboxylase subunit epsilon translates to MTDTEHPAGFDPADLTFITTGVTDQEAAAVTAVLRAMLRAESDNLRAAPNEIRSPWQHSQRAIREPLARGDERWRGFTA, encoded by the coding sequence ATGACCGACACAGAGCACCCGGCCGGCTTCGACCCGGCCGACCTGACCTTCATCACCACCGGCGTCACCGACCAGGAGGCCGCCGCGGTGACGGCTGTGCTGCGGGCGATGCTGCGCGCCGAGTCCGACAACCTGCGCGCCGCGCCGAACGAGATCCGCAGCCCCTGGCAGCACAGCCAGCGCGCCATCCGCGAGCCGTTGGCTCGCGGCGACGAACGCTGGCGGGGCTTCACGGCGTAG
- a CDS encoding sensor histidine kinase, protein MGAPRPAEAAPVRSFRLAPGRVAPEQLGADLLNESKQPRKPISRAQIERVVSRAVGGVGLIFALQTYPAMLHQLGSLKPGLGIALTVAIFGGLGLAIIATLVKRFIRVTSGLFAILYLVALVAWPAMLNTPDGVLDGKSWLWYLCTVATSCAAVSFPLWWAMTYTLLAPIAYGLVRVLPAGGGAEPMLGALDAVYAILLGQVVLIIITMLRQATAAVDTAQTNALQTYAAAVRQHATEVERVQVDSIVHDSVLAALLSAAAAGTPKGAELASTMAKEAITRLNEAGSIPAGDDSLVPFSELKNKIRALAARFDEPIEFIDCDAENLSLPTYASDALYAASAQAISNSIQHAGAPGATVPRSVRMNANLLGGCTIEIADSGVGFDPELVPSERLGLRISIRERVATAGGAVQVRSAPGRGTSILIEWPLSDGGDDA, encoded by the coding sequence ATGGGCGCTCCTAGGCCGGCGGAGGCCGCGCCGGTCCGGTCCTTCCGACTCGCGCCCGGCCGAGTAGCCCCCGAGCAGCTCGGCGCCGACCTCCTCAACGAATCCAAGCAACCACGGAAGCCCATCTCCCGCGCCCAGATCGAGCGGGTGGTGTCCCGCGCCGTCGGCGGTGTCGGCCTGATCTTCGCCCTGCAGACGTATCCGGCCATGCTGCACCAGTTGGGCAGTCTGAAGCCGGGTCTGGGCATCGCCCTCACCGTCGCGATATTCGGCGGCCTGGGTCTGGCGATCATCGCCACCCTGGTGAAGAGGTTCATCCGGGTTACCAGCGGACTCTTCGCGATCCTCTACCTGGTGGCGTTGGTCGCCTGGCCGGCCATGCTGAACACCCCGGACGGCGTGCTCGACGGCAAGTCCTGGCTCTGGTACCTGTGCACCGTCGCCACCTCCTGCGCCGCGGTGTCATTCCCGCTGTGGTGGGCGATGACGTACACCCTCCTCGCCCCCATCGCCTACGGCCTGGTGCGGGTGCTGCCGGCCGGCGGCGGCGCGGAGCCCATGCTCGGCGCCCTGGATGCGGTCTACGCGATCCTGCTCGGCCAGGTCGTGCTCATCATCATCACCATGCTCCGCCAGGCCACAGCTGCCGTCGACACGGCGCAGACGAACGCCCTGCAGACGTACGCCGCCGCCGTGCGCCAGCATGCCACCGAGGTGGAGCGGGTGCAGGTGGACTCGATCGTGCACGACAGCGTCCTGGCCGCGCTGCTGTCGGCGGCGGCAGCCGGCACGCCCAAGGGCGCCGAACTTGCCTCGACGATGGCGAAGGAGGCCATCACCCGGCTCAACGAGGCCGGTTCGATCCCCGCCGGCGACGACAGTCTGGTGCCCTTCAGCGAACTCAAGAACAAGATCCGGGCCCTCGCCGCCCGGTTCGACGAACCGATCGAGTTCATCGACTGCGATGCCGAGAACCTCAGCCTGCCGACCTACGCCAGCGACGCGCTCTACGCGGCCAGTGCGCAGGCCATCAGCAACAGCATCCAGCACGCCGGTGCCCCCGGCGCGACGGTACCCCGGTCGGTGCGCATGAACGCCAATCTGCTCGGCGGCTGCACCATCGAGATCGCCGACTCCGGTGTGGGGTTCGACCCCGAGTTGGTGCCCAGCGAACGGCTCGGTCTGCGCATCTCGATCCGGGAACGCGTGGCCACGGCCGGTGGCGCGGTTCAGGTGCGCAGCGCTCCGGGCCGGGGCACGTCGATCCTGATCGAGTGGCCCCTGAGCGATGGCGGTGACGACGCGTGA
- a CDS encoding response regulator transcription factor: MTELDAAPDRVGDPVRVGIADDHESVRLGIKAACENAGFEVVFAAATVRELVDGLSNRTVDVIVLDLSLGDGSLVTDNVHLARSTGASVLVHSIADRVALVREALAAGAAGVIPKSSPTTTVMAAVASVARGDVLNNLEWATAIDADRDFAKAQLGRRERDVLHLYASGLPLKMVAMQLGIAHSTAREYLDRIRVKYVEVGRPAPTKVDLLRRAVEDGILPGLDPDGGDGRS; this comes from the coding sequence GTGACCGAGCTTGACGCAGCGCCAGACCGGGTCGGCGACCCCGTGCGGGTGGGAATCGCCGACGACCACGAATCGGTACGCCTGGGGATCAAGGCCGCCTGCGAGAACGCCGGCTTCGAGGTGGTCTTCGCGGCCGCCACGGTGCGGGAACTCGTCGACGGCCTGTCCAACCGAACGGTCGACGTGATCGTGCTCGATCTGTCCCTGGGCGACGGGTCCCTGGTCACCGACAATGTGCACCTGGCCCGCAGCACCGGAGCGTCGGTGCTCGTGCACAGCATCGCCGACCGGGTCGCCCTGGTACGGGAGGCCCTGGCGGCCGGTGCGGCCGGCGTCATCCCCAAGTCCTCGCCGACGACCACCGTGATGGCCGCCGTCGCCTCCGTCGCCCGCGGCGACGTGCTCAACAACCTCGAATGGGCCACCGCGATCGACGCCGACCGGGACTTCGCCAAGGCGCAGCTGGGCCGCAGAGAGCGGGATGTGCTGCACCTGTACGCCTCCGGCCTGCCGTTGAAGATGGTCGCCATGCAGCTCGGCATCGCGCACTCGACGGCTCGGGAATACCTCGACCGCATCCGGGTCAAGTACGTCGAGGTGGGCCGCCCGGCGCCGACGAAGGTGGACCTGTTGCGGCGGGCCGTGGAAGACGGCATCCTGCCCGGGCTTGACCCGGACGGCGGGGATGGGCGCTCCTAG
- a CDS encoding class I SAM-dependent RNA methyltransferase has product MGTNTNNQARQGNPEGEIGTELELDVTNVAHGGIFVARHEGRVVFVSDTMPGERVRARLTDANKKSFWRAETVEVLEAAPERQPHIWAAAAIDRDPADRAGGAEFGHIELSHQRELKRQVLADALHRMAGIDTDVTVEPVAVAADASPGDAMDGTGWRTRVRLHVTADGIVGPYAARSHRVIPVDDLPLAVHALEMAAPLDRLFAGAASVDVVAPSVGPVQILPAEQDDKGRRRRTAPNPITELVGDREFRLDAAGFWQVHARAAETLFSAVQDAIDPDLFDPKAANLDLYGGVGLLAAAVGERFGPSVRITSVESDAQATGYAAENLAEWVGAAAQTDRVDRFLAGLARDAKNVHQGRQQAATVILDPPRSGAGADVVDKLAFLSPAQVVYVACDPVALARDIALFAGYGYTLKSLRAFDLFPNTHHVEAVALLTK; this is encoded by the coding sequence ATGGGCACCAACACCAATAATCAGGCACGACAGGGCAATCCCGAAGGCGAAATCGGCACGGAACTCGAGCTCGACGTCACAAATGTAGCCCACGGCGGTATCTTCGTGGCCCGGCACGAGGGCCGGGTGGTCTTCGTCAGCGACACCATGCCGGGTGAGCGGGTGCGCGCGCGGTTGACCGACGCGAACAAGAAGAGCTTCTGGCGTGCCGAGACCGTCGAGGTCCTCGAGGCGGCCCCCGAACGCCAGCCGCACATCTGGGCCGCCGCCGCCATCGACCGTGACCCGGCAGACCGTGCCGGCGGCGCCGAATTCGGCCACATCGAACTCAGCCACCAGCGCGAACTCAAGCGTCAGGTGCTCGCCGACGCCCTGCACCGCATGGCCGGCATCGACACCGACGTCACCGTCGAGCCCGTCGCCGTGGCCGCGGATGCGTCGCCCGGCGACGCCATGGACGGCACCGGCTGGCGCACCCGGGTGCGCCTGCACGTGACCGCCGACGGCATCGTGGGCCCCTACGCGGCCCGCTCACACCGGGTGATCCCGGTCGACGACCTGCCGCTGGCGGTGCACGCCCTCGAGATGGCCGCGCCGTTGGACCGGTTGTTCGCCGGAGCGGCCTCCGTGGACGTCGTGGCTCCGAGCGTGGGCCCCGTGCAGATCCTGCCCGCCGAACAGGACGACAAGGGCCGCCGCCGTCGCACCGCCCCGAACCCGATCACCGAGCTCGTCGGCGACCGCGAGTTCCGGCTCGACGCCGCCGGATTCTGGCAGGTGCACGCCCGCGCCGCCGAAACCCTCTTCAGCGCCGTGCAGGACGCCATCGACCCCGACCTGTTCGACCCCAAGGCCGCCAACCTCGACCTCTACGGCGGGGTGGGCCTGCTCGCGGCCGCTGTCGGTGAGCGATTCGGCCCATCCGTGCGCATCACCTCGGTGGAAAGCGACGCGCAGGCCACCGGCTACGCCGCGGAGAACCTGGCCGAATGGGTCGGCGCCGCCGCCCAGACCGACCGGGTCGACCGGTTCCTGGCCGGCCTCGCCCGCGACGCGAAGAACGTCCACCAGGGCCGCCAGCAGGCCGCCACCGTGATCCTCGACCCGCCGCGTTCGGGTGCGGGGGCGGATGTGGTCGACAAGTTGGCCTTCCTCTCGCCCGCCCAGGTGGTCTACGTGGCCTGCGACCCCGTGGCCCTGGCCCGGGACATCGCGCTCTTCGCCGGGTACGGCTACACGCTCAAGAGCCTGCGCGCGTTCGACCTGTTTCCCAACACCCACCACGTCGAGGCCGTCGCGCTGTTGACCAAATAG
- a CDS encoding Maf family protein, which produces MRLYLASTSPARLSLLRAAGIEPTTISPEVDEDAVAEAEAVRTGAPLTPHHVVELLARAKAEAVAADGAAHGIDGLILGGDSVFVLDGVIYGKPHTPERARERWQGQRGRTGQLFSGHWLIEYVDGRPGRAVGAVAQASVTFADDIPDAELDAYIATGEPLFVAGAFTIDSLGAPYITRIEGDPSTVVGLSLPTLRRLVSRLGYDWPSLWNRGISALPD; this is translated from the coding sequence ATGCGCCTGTACCTCGCCTCCACCTCCCCCGCCCGCTTGTCGCTGCTGCGGGCGGCGGGCATCGAACCCACCACGATCTCGCCCGAGGTCGACGAGGATGCCGTCGCCGAGGCCGAGGCTGTGCGCACCGGCGCGCCGCTCACGCCGCACCACGTGGTGGAGCTGCTGGCCAGGGCGAAGGCCGAGGCGGTGGCCGCGGATGGCGCGGCGCACGGCATCGACGGCCTGATCCTGGGCGGCGACTCGGTGTTCGTGCTCGACGGCGTGATCTACGGCAAGCCGCACACCCCCGAGCGGGCCCGGGAGCGCTGGCAGGGCCAGCGCGGCCGTACCGGCCAGCTCTTCTCCGGCCACTGGCTGATCGAATACGTCGACGGCCGGCCCGGGCGTGCGGTCGGGGCCGTGGCCCAGGCCTCGGTGACCTTCGCCGACGACATCCCGGATGCCGAGCTCGACGCCTACATCGCGACCGGAGAACCCTTGTTCGTGGCCGGCGCCTTCACCATCGACAGTCTCGGCGCGCCGTACATCACCCGCATCGAGGGCGACCCGTCCACTGTGGTCGGACTGTCGCTGCCGACCCTGCGCCGATTGGTGTCCCGGCTGGGCTATGACTGGCCGAGCCTGTGGAATCGGGGTATTTCGGCCCTACCGGACTGA
- a CDS encoding acetyl/propionyl/methylcrotonyl-CoA carboxylase subunit alpha, translating to MSRITKVLIANRGEIAVRVIRAAKDSGILSVAVYADQDRDALHSRLADEAYGLDGTTSAETYLVIEKILSVARRSGADAVHPGYGFLAENAAFARAVIGAGLIWIGPSPEAIEQLGDKVSARHIAEKVHAPMAPGTLNPVADASEVLDFVDQHGLPVAIKAAFGGGGRGLKVARTREEVPELFDSAVREAITAFGRGECFVEKYLDKPRHVETQCLADAHGNVVVISTRDCSLQRRHQKLVEEAPAPFLTEAQTTEMYRASKAILKEVGYVGAGTCEFLIGQDGTVSFLEVNTRLQVEHPVSEEVTGIDLVREQFRLAEGGVLDYDDPVAVGHSFEFRINGEDAGRGFMPAPGPVHVFRPAGGPGVRVDSGVQSGDEISGSFDSLLAKLVVTGATREQALERARRALDEFEVAGLPTVLPFHRMIVRDPAFAPADGAPFSIYTRWIETEFENTIAPWSGTVEDRPRSDARHSVVVEVDGRRIEVSLPSRLLPGTASEKTAGPAPRRRTATHAVSASTGDAVKAPMQATIVKILVAEGDTVVKGDLLLVLEAMKMEQPLTAHKDGVIGAIGADVGATVSSGHLLLTVS from the coding sequence ATGTCGCGTATAACGAAGGTCCTCATCGCCAACCGGGGCGAGATCGCCGTCCGAGTGATCCGAGCGGCGAAGGACAGTGGCATCCTCTCGGTCGCCGTGTACGCCGACCAGGACCGCGACGCCCTGCATTCCCGCCTCGCCGACGAGGCCTACGGGCTCGACGGGACGACGAGCGCCGAAACGTACCTGGTCATCGAGAAGATCCTCTCCGTCGCCCGCCGCTCGGGTGCCGACGCCGTGCACCCCGGGTATGGCTTCCTGGCCGAGAACGCCGCCTTCGCCCGCGCCGTGATCGGCGCCGGCCTGATCTGGATCGGGCCGTCCCCCGAGGCCATCGAGCAACTCGGCGACAAGGTCTCCGCCCGGCACATCGCCGAGAAGGTGCACGCCCCGATGGCGCCCGGCACCCTGAACCCGGTCGCGGACGCATCCGAGGTGCTCGACTTCGTCGACCAGCACGGCCTGCCCGTCGCCATCAAGGCGGCCTTCGGCGGTGGCGGCCGCGGGCTGAAGGTGGCCCGCACCCGCGAAGAGGTGCCCGAACTGTTCGACTCCGCGGTGCGCGAGGCCATCACGGCGTTCGGCCGCGGCGAGTGCTTCGTGGAGAAGTACCTCGACAAGCCCCGGCACGTCGAAACCCAGTGCCTGGCGGATGCGCACGGCAACGTCGTCGTCATCTCCACGCGCGACTGCTCCCTGCAGCGTCGCCACCAGAAGCTCGTCGAAGAGGCGCCGGCGCCGTTCCTCACCGAGGCGCAGACAACCGAGATGTACCGGGCGTCAAAGGCGATCCTCAAGGAGGTCGGCTACGTGGGCGCCGGCACCTGTGAGTTCCTGATCGGCCAGGACGGCACGGTCTCCTTCCTCGAGGTGAACACCCGCCTGCAGGTGGAGCACCCGGTCTCCGAAGAGGTCACCGGCATCGACCTGGTGCGCGAGCAGTTCCGCCTCGCCGAGGGCGGCGTGCTCGACTACGACGACCCCGTGGCCGTGGGCCACTCCTTCGAGTTCCGCATCAACGGCGAAGACGCCGGCCGCGGCTTCATGCCCGCGCCCGGCCCCGTGCACGTGTTCCGGCCCGCCGGCGGCCCCGGCGTGCGCGTCGACAGCGGCGTGCAGTCCGGCGACGAGATCTCCGGCTCGTTCGACTCGCTGCTGGCCAAGCTCGTCGTCACCGGCGCCACCCGCGAACAGGCCCTGGAGCGCGCCCGTCGCGCCCTGGACGAGTTCGAGGTCGCCGGCCTGCCCACGGTGCTGCCCTTCCACCGCATGATCGTGCGCGACCCGGCCTTCGCCCCCGCCGACGGCGCGCCCTTCTCGATCTACACGCGCTGGATCGAGACCGAGTTCGAGAACACCATCGCTCCCTGGAGCGGCACGGTCGAAGACCGCCCCCGCTCGGACGCCCGCCACAGCGTGGTCGTCGAGGTCGACGGCCGCCGCATCGAGGTGAGCCTGCCCAGCCGGCTGCTGCCCGGCACCGCATCGGAGAAGACCGCGGGCCCGGCGCCTCGCCGGCGCACGGCGACGCACGCCGTGAGCGCCTCGACGGGCGACGCGGTCAAGGCGCCCATGCAGGCCACCATCGTCAAGATCCTCGTCGCCGAGGGCGACACCGTGGTCAAGGGCGACCTGCTGCTCGTGCTCGAGGCCATGAAGATGGAACAGCCGCTCACCGCCCACAAGGACGGCGTGATCGGGGCGATCGGCGCTGACGTCGGCGCCACGGTCTCCAGCGGCCACCTGCTGCTGACCGTCTCCTAG